A genomic window from Deltaproteobacteria bacterium includes:
- a CDS encoding MFS transporter, with protein sequence MSKTETASNLSAPLASWGRLAANSTAHMTEHLFNAVIAVILPIITGALGLSLAQAGGLASARTLLAGVASFPSGFLADLARQRNLWLGACIALIGLASWGLSASASFPALMFFMALAGFGGGWFHPQSLAILSAKYSQQKAFALGVHDSSANLGEVIGPLALGFLLTFFDWRMALLLWGIPGIVIGVAYALFGSETALAVPRGRDYRRAVWDDVVKNKLVCALVAISTLRAMGQTALASFLPLYLSLHLKLPSAVAGAYMSILFLFAGVAPAVVGWISDRIGHRRLIMVFSFFSTIVVLAIPYLGSGAILAIGLGALGALLWALRPVIVSAAMSSAPQQLSGSIVAFIYGANMSLSFLAPIVAGLIADAYGLPTALSAIALFPLSASLLTFTLLKPVKS encoded by the coding sequence TTGTCGAAAACTGAAACCGCGTCGAATCTAAGCGCGCCGCTTGCCAGTTGGGGTCGGTTGGCCGCCAACTCGACGGCGCATATGACTGAGCATTTGTTCAACGCCGTCATCGCGGTGATTTTGCCGATCATCACCGGGGCGCTGGGACTGAGTCTGGCGCAAGCGGGAGGGTTGGCTTCGGCGCGCACATTGCTGGCCGGCGTGGCGAGTTTTCCCTCGGGTTTTCTGGCCGATCTGGCGCGCCAGCGTAATCTCTGGTTGGGCGCGTGCATCGCCTTGATTGGATTAGCTTCGTGGGGCTTGAGCGCGTCGGCGAGTTTTCCGGCGTTGATGTTCTTCATGGCGCTCGCCGGTTTTGGCGGCGGTTGGTTTCATCCCCAATCGCTGGCGATCTTATCGGCGAAATATTCCCAGCAAAAAGCTTTTGCCCTCGGCGTTCATGACAGCAGCGCCAACTTGGGCGAAGTCATCGGTCCGTTGGCGCTGGGGTTTCTGCTGACCTTTTTCGACTGGCGCATGGCACTGTTGCTCTGGGGCATTCCCGGTATCGTGATTGGCGTCGCCTATGCGCTGTTCGGCTCGGAAACCGCTCTCGCCGTGCCGCGCGGACGCGATTATCGCCGGGCGGTTTGGGACGATGTCGTCAAAAATAAATTGGTCTGCGCTCTGGTCGCGATCTCGACGCTGCGCGCCATGGGGCAGACGGCGTTGGCTTCCTTCTTGCCGCTCTACTTGTCGTTGCATCTAAAACTTCCCAGCGCTGTGGCTGGCGCCTATATGTCGATACTGTTTCTCTTTGCCGGCGTGGCGCCGGCTGTGGTCGGTTGGATCTCCGACCGCATTGGCCATCGCCGATTGATTATGGTGTTTTCGTTTTTCAGCACCATCGTCGTGCTGGCGATTCCTTATCTCGGTTCGGGCGCGATTCTCGCCATCGGTCTTGGTGCACTGGGTGCGTTGTTGTGGGCGCTCCGACCGGTGATCGTTTCGGCGGCGATGTCATCAGCGCCGCAACAGCTCTCCGGCAGCATCGTCGCGTTTATTTACGGCGCCAACATGAGTCTGTCGTTTCTGGCGCCGATCGTCGCGGGACTGATCGCCGATGCTTATGGATTACCGACCGCGCTGAGCGCGATTGCGCTTTTTCCGCTCAGCGCGTCACTGCTAACTTTTACATTGCTCAAACCAGTGAAATCGTAA